The Anabrus simplex isolate iqAnaSimp1 chromosome 1, ASM4041472v1, whole genome shotgun sequence genome window below encodes:
- the LOC136866461 gene encoding uncharacterized protein: MLSTTILWVTGLLLLVNLLPATTAAPHETVLLLITTPQHIQTNLAVLPPTARNQLALQDDEGVEETEEGTEAVEDYHDDGGNDGRYIPDTINYDVDESENVTKYEDYQEIQSSMDRDYDDTEEHSSAKEGRANEGEELTSTPQDKEEVQLAPVVIQVEPKPTSTITT, encoded by the exons GTGACAGGCTTGCTGTTGTTGGTTAATCTCCTTCCCGCAACTACCGCAGCGCCTCACGAAACAGTTCTGCTGCTCATCACCACGCCGCAGCACATTCAAACCAACCTAGCGGTTTTGCCACCCACCGCAAGGAACCAATTGGCGCTGCAGGATGACGAGGGTGTGGAAGAAACGGAAGAAGGCACAGAAGCTGTTGAGGACTATCATGATGACGGTGGTAATGATGGAAG GTACATTCCGGACACCATCAACTACGACGTGGATGAATCGGAGAATGTAACAAAGTACGAGGACTATCAAGAGATCCAGTCGTCCATGGACCGAGACTACGATGACACTGAAGAGCACTCGTCAGCCAAGGAGGGTAGAGCCAACGAGGGGGAGGAGCTCACCTCAACACCACAAGATAAGGAGGAAGTACAGCTAGCACCGGTCGTCATACAGGTGGAGCCAAAACCGACTTCTACCATCACTACATAG